The Halichoerus grypus chromosome 14, mHalGry1.hap1.1, whole genome shotgun sequence genome contains a region encoding:
- the ZNF483 gene encoding zinc finger protein 483 — MTAISPDPQTLASSEPSKVLRMDTPGDQEAILTGDSTDPETFRQRFRWFCYSEVAGPRKALNQLWDLCLQWLRPDIHTKEQILELLVFEQFLTILPGEVRFWVKSQHPESSEEVVTLIEDLTQMLEEKEDPVSEESVISQEENPEENKVVSVLPSTESQESVTFKDVVVSFSRGEWRRLEPFQKELYKEVLLENFRNLEFLGFPVSKLDLISQFKWVELPWLLEKEISKGSRPEGEPRGELKESSRNQDVLLEESTLDKIIERCLMGANYGLMGESRKRSSKEYSQVTGTQKKTHGRGSKGEEFDPEKSPFGSNFKQTSEIIKHLRVYLRKKSRRYNECKKPFSFHSDLILNRKEHTGEKPRKCNEGRKVLGHSSSLTEHQKHQKMHLGGKTQKCTNCGIAFTRSSSLKRKNSSMCEKCWKNLNQDATSDKDEGAEMGEKTHKCSKCGKAFGYSASLTKHRRIHTGEKPYMCNECGKAFSDSSSLTPHHRTHSGEKPYKCDDCGKAFTLSAHLIKHQRVHTGEKPYKCKECGRPFSDSSSLIQHQRIHTGEKPYTCNNCGKSFSHSSSLSKHQRIHTGEKPYKCGECGKAFRQNSCLTRHQRIHTGEKPYLCNDCGMTFSHFTSVIYHQRLHSGEKPYKCNQCEKAFPTHSLLSRHQRIHTGVKPYKCKECGKSFSQSSSLNEHHRIHTGEKPYECNYCGATFSRSSILVEHLKIHTGRREYECNECEKTFKSNSGLIRHRGFHSGE; from the exons ATGACCGCCATCTCCCCAGACCCTCAAACTCTGGCCTCAAGTGAACCAAGCAAGGTCCTGAGAATGGATACTCCTGGGGATCAAGAAGCTATCCTGACAGGAGACAGTACTGACCCAGAGACTTTCAGACAGAGATTCAGATGGTTTTGTTACTCGGAAGTGGCTGGACCCAGAAAAGCCCTAAATCAACTCTGGGATCTCTGCCTTCAGTGGCTGAGACCAGACATCCACACGAAAGAACAGATTTTAGAGCTTTTGGTATTTGAGCAATTCCTGACCATTTTGCCTGGGGAGGTCAGATTTTGGGTAAAGTCACAACATCCTGAGAGCAGTGAGGAAGTGGTGACCCTGATAGAGGATTTGACCCAAATGCTTGAAGAAAAGGAAG ATCCAGTCTCTGAAGAGTCTGTTATTTCCCAAGAGGAGAAccctgaagaaaataaagtggtTTCTGTCCTTCCAAGTACTGAGTCCCAG GAATCTGTGACATTCAAGGATGTGGTGGTCAGCTTTTCCAGAGGAGAGTGGAGGAGGCTGGAGCCTTTTCAGAAGGAGCTCTATAAGGAAGTGCTGCTGGAGAACTTCAGGAACCTAGAGTTTCTGG GCTTTCCAGTTTCCAAATTAGATTTGATTTCCCAGTTTAAGTGGGTTGAACTGCCATGGCTGctggaaaaagaaatttcaaaaggcTCCAGACCAG agGGTGAACCTAGAGGTGAACTGAAGGAATCCTCTCGAAATCAAGATGTTCTTCTGGAAGAATCAACTTTagataaaataatagaaagatgCCTAATGGGTGCTAATTATGGCTTGATGGGAGAGTCCCGGAAACGTAGCAGTAAGGAATATTCGCAAGTCACAGgcacacaaaagaaaactcatgGGAGAGGCAGTAAGGGTGAGGAATTTGACCCAGAAAAGAGCCCCTTTGGAAGTAATTTCAAGCAAACCTCGGAAATAATTAAACATCTGAGAGTCTACTTAAGGAAGAAATCTCGGAGGTATAATGAATGCAAGAAACCCTTCAGTTTTCATTCAGACCTTATTCTGAACCGCAAAGaacacactggagagaagccacGGAAATGTAATGAAGGCAGGAAAGTCTTAGGTCACTCTTCCTCCCTAACTGAACATCAGAAACATCAGAAAATGCATTTGGGGGGGAAGACCCAGAAGTGCACTAATTGTGGGATAGCCTTTACGCGGAGCTCATCCCTTAAGAGAAAAAACTCCTCTATGTGtgaaaaatgttggaaaaatttaaatcaaGATGCAACCTCAGATAAAGATGAGGGAGCTGAGATGGGAGAGAAGACCCATAAATGTAGcaaatgtggaaaagcctttggTTACAGTGCCTCACTGACCAAACATAGGAGAATTCACACAGGGGAGAAACCCTACATGTGcaatgaatgtggaaaagctttcagtGACAGTTCATCTCTCACGCCACATCACAGAACTCATAGTGGAGAGAAACCCTACAAATGCGATGATTGTGGAAAAGCTTTCACCCTGAGTGCCCACCTCATCAAACATCAGAGAgttcatactggagaaaaaccctataAATGTAAAGAATGCGGGAGACCCTTCAGTGACAGTTCCTCTCTTATTCAACATCAGcgaattcatactggagaaaaaccctaCACGTGTAACAACTGCGGAAAATCCTTCAGTCACAGCTCGTCCCTTTCCAAACATCAGAggattcatactggagagaagccctataAATGCGgtgaatgtggaaaagcctttagaCAGAATTCTTGCCTTACTCGACATCAGAGGATccacactggagaaaaaccctatTTGTGTAATGACTGCGGGATGACGTTCAGCCATTTTACGTCTGTCATTTATCATCAGAGACTTCATTCAGGAGAAAAACCCTACAAGTGTAACCAGTGTGAGAAAGCCTTCCCTACCCATTCACTCCTCAGTCgtcatcagagaattcatactggtgtAAAACCGtataaatgtaaagaatgtgggaaatctttcaGTCAGAGTTCATCTCTTAACGAGCATCATCGAATTCATACCggagagaagccctatgaatgtaaCTACTGCGGAGCAACCTTCAGCCGGAGCTCAATCCTTGTAGAACACCTAAAAATCCACACCGGAAGGAGAGAATATGAATGTAACGAATGTGAAAAGACATTTAAGAGTAACTCAGGCCTCATCAGACATCGGGGATTTCATTCTGGAGAGTAA